In a genomic window of Rhododendron vialii isolate Sample 1 chromosome 12a, ASM3025357v1:
- the LOC131311109 gene encoding glyceraldehyde-3-phosphate dehydrogenase, cytosolic-like, producing the protein MGSADKKIKIGINGFGRIGRLVARVALQRNDVELVAVNDPFITTDYMTYMFKYDSVHGQWKHHDVKVKDSKTILFDEKPVTVFGLRNPEEIPWGETGAEFVVESAGVFTDKEKAAAHLKGGAKKVVISAVSKDAPMFVMGVNEKDYKPDMDIVSNASCTTNCLAILAKVINDRFGIVEGLMSTVHSITATQKTVDGPSSKDWRGGRAASFNIIPSSTGAVKAVGKVLPALNGKLTGMAFRVPTVDVSVVDLTVRLEKGASYQQIKDVVKEESEGKLKGILGYTEDDVVSTDLIGDSRSSIFDAKAGIALNDHFVKLVSWYDNEWGYSSRVIDLIAHMASVQA; encoded by the exons atGG GTTCTGCTGATAAGAAGATTAAGATCGGAATCAAcg GTTTTGGAAGGATTGGTCGCTTGGTGGCCAGGGTAGCACTTCAGAGGAACGATGTTGAACTCGTTGCTGTCAATGATCCCTTTATCACCACTGATTACATG ACATACATGTTCAAGTACGATAGTGTTCATGGCCAGTGGAAGCATCACGATGTCAAGGTGAAGGACTCAAAGACCATCCTCTTTGATGAGAAACCAGTCACTGTGTTCGGCCTCAG GAACCCTGAAGAAATCCCGTGGGGGGAAACTGGGGCTGAGTTTGTTGTTGAGTCTGCTGGAGTTTTCACTGACAAGGAAAAGGCTGCTGCCCACCTGAAG GGTGGGGCGAAGAAGGTGGTCATTTCTGCCGTGAGTAAGGATGCTCCTATGTTCGTTATGGGGGTTAATGAGAAGGATTACAAGCCCGATATGGACATTGTCTCAAATGCTAGCTGCACTACCAACTGTCTAGCTATTCTGGCCAAG GTTATTAATGATAGGTTTGGCATTGTTGAGGGTCTTATGTCCACTGTTCACTCGATTACTG CCACTCAGAAGACTGTTGATGGGCCATCAAGCAAGGACTGGAGGGGTGGAAGAGCTGCTTCCTTTAACATTATCCCCAGCAGCACTGGAGCCGTTAAG GCAGTTGGAAAAGTTCTGCCAGCACTGAATGGTAAGCTGACTGGAATGGCCTTTCGAGTTCCAACTGTCGATGTTTCAGTTGTGGACCTCACTGTTAGGCTTGAGAAGGGGGCTTCTTACCAGCAAATCAAAGATGTTGTCAA GGAGGAATCGGAGGGGAAACTGAAGGGGATTTTGGGGTATACTGAAGACGATGTGGTCTCGACAGATCTCATTGGTGACAGCAG GTCAAGCATCTTTGATGCCAAGGCTGGGATTGCCTTGAATGACCATTTTGTGAAACTCGTCTCTTGGTATGACAATGAATGGGGCTACAG TTCACGGGTGATCGACTTGATCGCACACATGGCTTCCGTTCAAGCTTGA
- the LOC131311110 gene encoding mitotic spindle checkpoint protein MAD2, translated as MGSRTATKDIITLRGSAAIVSEFFGYSANSILYNRGLYPEESFTKVKKYGLPLLLTQDEGVKTFIASLTAQLSEWLESGKLQRVVLVIMSKATNEVLERWNFSIETDSEVVEKGVSREKSDKEIMREIQAIMRQIASSITYLPCLDEPCVFDVLAYTDKDVAVPFTWIESDPKLIANPQMVKLHSFDTKIHKIDTLVSYKNDEWDEQ; from the exons ATGGGTTCAAGAACAGCCACCAAAGACATCATCACTCTCCGTGGATCAGCCGCTATTGTTAGCGAGTTCTTCG GTTATTCTGCCAACAG TATTCTCTATAACCGTGGACTCTATCCGGAAGAAAGTTTCACGAAGGTAAAGAAGTACGGGCTTCCATTGTTACTCACACAGGATGAGGGTGTGAAGACCTTCATTGCCAGCCTAACGGCACAGCTTTCTG AATGGCTGGAATCTGGGAAGTTACAGAGGGTGGTGCTTGTGATAATGAGCAAGGCCACAAATGAGGTATTGGAGAGGTGGAACTTCAGTATTGAGACCGACAGTGAAGTCGTTGAGAAAGG TGTGTCAAGGGAGAAGAGTGACAAAGAAATAATGAGAGAGATACAAGCAATCATGCGACAAATTGCATCTAGTATAACATACTTGCCATGCCTTGATGAACCCT gtGTGTTTGATGTGTTGGCATACACCGATAAGGACGTTGCAGTACCGTTCACCTGGATTGAGAGTGACCCCAAACTGATTGCAAATCCACAAATGGTGAAACTGCATTCTTTCGACACCAAG ATTCATAAGATTGACACACTGGTGTCGTACAAGAATGATGAATGGGACGAGCAATAA
- the LOC131311259 gene encoding uncharacterized protein LOC131311259, translating to MTNVCITRVSCIHHTAANPLPKKKLCQSGMFRTFSTCATQMIFRSAPLIIRPPTALILAARLTPSDAPQRSEEWFALRRDKLTTSTFSTALGFWKGSRRYELWHEKVFASTLPFTEASKSAMQWGVLNEAVAVDKYKSITGRDVGSLGFATHAEDRFDWIGASPDGLLGCFPGGGILEVKCPYNKGKPEMGLPWSTMPFYYMPQVQGQMEIMDRDWVDLYCWTPNGSTIFRVCRDRDYWRLIHGILREFWWENVVPAREALLLGIEEEVGSYKPESTHKQTGLAISVSIKLASESKLLCREIAGHIEFYR from the coding sequence ATGACCAATGTCTGCATCACTAGAGTCAGTTGCATTCACCATACGGCAGCAAATCCACTTCCCAAGAAAAAGTTGTGTCAAAGTGGAATGTTCAGGACTTTTTCAACCTGTGCAACACAAATGATTTTCCGAAGTGCCCCTCTGATCATCCGCCCTCCCACAGCATTAATATTGGCTGCCCGTCTCACCCCGTCTGATGCTCCACAACGCTCTGAAGAATGGTTTGCCCTCCGTCGAGACAAGCTGACTACAAGCACCTTCAGCACTGCTCTTGGCTTCTGGAAAGGAAGTCGAAGGTATGAACTTTGGCATGAGAAAGTGTTTGCGTCAACTTTACCATTTACGGAAGCTTCAAAGAGTGCAATGCAGTGGGGTGTACTCAATGAAGCAGTAGCTGTGGATAAGTATAAAAGCATCACTGGTCGCGATGTAGGCTCTCTAGGGTTTGCAACGCATGCAGAGGATCGATTTGATTGGATAGGTGCCTCTCCAGATGGTCTTCTTGGATGTTTTCCAGGAGGTGGGATTTTAGAAGTTAAGTGCCCATATAATAAAGGGAAGCCTGAGATGGGTTTACCTTGGTCAACTATGCCATTCTATTACATGCCTCAAGTGCAGGGTCAAATGGAGATAATGGACAGAGATTGGGTTGATTTGTATTGTTGGACACCAAACGGAAGCACGATATTTCGGGTGTGTAGAGACCGTGATTATTGGCGATTGATTCATGGGATTTTACGCGAGTTTTGGTGGGAAAATGTGGTTCCTGCCCGGGAAGCTTTGCTGCTAGGGATTGAGGAGGAAGTTGGATCATACAAACCGGAGTCAACACACAAACAGACCGGATTGGCAATTTCTGTGAGTATAAAGTTGGCCAGTGAGTCAAAATTATTGTGCAGGGAGATTGCTGGTCACATCGAATTTTACAGGTGA
- the LOC131311260 gene encoding uncharacterized protein LOC131311260: MDIFVNSNGLSWADQWDPEPLPPLSSENDKKEKDGKKKSGKKKLSLKWMKDLCKKSRK; this comes from the coding sequence atGGATATATTTGTCAATTCCAATGGCTTGTCCTGGGCAGATCAATGGGACCCTGAGCCTCTGCCACCTTTGTCCTCTGAAAATGATAAGAAAGAGAAGGATGGCAAGAAGAAGTCTGGGAAGAAGAAATTGAGTCTCAAATGGATGAAGGATCTGTGCAAGAAATCTCGGAAATGA